One Persephonella sp. genomic window carries:
- a CDS encoding NADH-quinone oxidoreductase subunit H, which produces MENLIIGLIQFFILILISPFIKGFTHKVKCYLRGQKCASVWQGYRDIYKLLKKEVVLSDDASWISKVAPYVVLISTLITASFLPVFNSHTLLSFTGDIIAFVYVLALGTFFLALYGMDQGSAFGGLGSSREMTIAALAEPALMMVIFTFALQTGTTNISEIFAKIHQAGFSQFPISSVFALMALLVLALAENGRMPVDNPETHLELTMVHEAMILEASGRDLALFEISSWIKLTLFLTLASNIFVPIGLYNETTFASVVLGIVFFLIKIFIFAVPIAFIEISIAKLRFFRVPDLMTFGFVLALISLVVYYL; this is translated from the coding sequence ATGGAAAATCTGATAATTGGGCTTATTCAGTTTTTTATACTGATTTTGATTTCTCCTTTTATAAAGGGATTTACACATAAAGTTAAATGTTATTTAAGAGGTCAAAAATGTGCTTCCGTATGGCAGGGATACAGAGATATTTATAAACTTCTTAAAAAAGAAGTCGTTTTATCAGATGATGCGTCATGGATTTCAAAAGTTGCACCTTATGTTGTTTTGATTTCTACCCTGATAACTGCAAGTTTTCTTCCTGTTTTTAACAGCCACACCCTTTTATCATTCACAGGAGATATAATCGCATTTGTTTATGTTCTTGCCCTTGGAACATTTTTCCTTGCCCTTTACGGAATGGATCAGGGAAGTGCCTTTGGTGGACTTGGATCAAGTAGAGAGATGACAATTGCCGCCCTTGCAGAACCTGCGCTTATGATGGTTATTTTTACTTTTGCCCTTCAAACAGGAACAACTAATATCAGCGAGATATTTGCAAAAATTCATCAGGCAGGTTTTTCACAGTTCCCTATCTCTTCCGTTTTTGCATTAATGGCACTTCTTGTTCTAGCTCTCGCAGAAAACGGCAGAATGCCTGTTGATAATCCAGAAACACACCTTGAGCTTACAATGGTTCACGAAGCAATGATACTTGAGGCATCAGGTAGAGATCTGGCTTTGTTTGAAATATCTTCATGGATAAAACTAACACTGTTTTTAACCCTTGCATCTAATATATTTGTTCCTATTGGTTTATACAACGAAACCACATTTGCTTCTGTGGTTTTAGGGATAGTTTTCTTCCTGATAAAAATATTCATATTTGCCGTTCCTATCGCTTTTATTGAGATTTCTATTGCAAAACTTAGATTTTTCAGAGTTCCAGACCTTATGACCTTTGGTTTTGTCCTTGCTTTAATCTCACTTGTT